The following proteins are co-located in the Campylobacter concisus genome:
- the holA gene encoding DNA polymerase III subunit delta has product MYRKDLELNLANANLSNYFLLFGADEFQIELFGKEILSFYSSEDANLLSLYFDEYNYAQASSHLSEQSLFGGKNILYVKSDKKIPAKELKELISLCSKSQDNYFLFELYESDMKLVFDTQKAFGTNFARFFKPSTPDEAINLLAKSAAKIGLNITKNALYELYFTHNENLYLAASELTKLKSLNTHIEQDDVKRLVFGLGGINFDDFFNKFMALKDIKNDFFTYLEDPNFNEILLLNSLYKAFFRLFKIYSYIKINGRLNLDEAIGYQPPVNVANLLKVNSLKLNLNTYLEIFKTLNLAELELKTNTKMDKEIFVLSTILNLQHLISTANIK; this is encoded by the coding sequence ATGTATAGAAAAGATTTGGAGCTAAATTTAGCAAATGCAAATTTAAGCAACTACTTCTTGCTTTTTGGAGCAGATGAGTTTCAGATTGAGCTCTTTGGCAAAGAAATTTTGAGCTTTTACTCAAGCGAAGATGCAAATTTATTAAGCCTTTATTTTGACGAGTACAACTACGCGCAAGCAAGCTCTCACCTAAGCGAGCAATCACTTTTTGGCGGCAAAAATATCCTCTATGTAAAAAGCGACAAAAAGATCCCAGCAAAAGAGCTAAAAGAGCTCATCTCGCTTTGTTCAAAAAGCCAGGACAACTACTTTTTGTTTGAGCTTTATGAGTCCGATATGAAACTAGTTTTTGATACGCAAAAGGCTTTTGGGACAAATTTTGCTAGATTTTTCAAGCCCTCAACTCCAGATGAAGCGATAAATTTGCTAGCTAAAAGCGCAGCTAAAATTGGTCTAAACATAACCAAAAACGCACTTTATGAGCTTTACTTTACACATAATGAAAATTTATACCTTGCGGCAAGCGAGCTAACAAAGCTAAAGAGCCTAAACACACACATTGAACAAGATGATGTAAAAAGGCTGGTTTTTGGACTTGGTGGGATAAATTTTGATGATTTTTTTAACAAATTTATGGCACTAAAAGATATAAAAAACGACTTTTTTACCTATCTAGAAGATCCAAATTTTAATGAAATTTTACTTCTAAACTCGCTTTACAAAGCATTTTTTAGGCTATTTAAAATTTACTCTTACATTAAGATAAATGGTCGATTAAATTTAGATGAGGCAATCGGTTATCAACCGCCTGTAAATGTCGCAAATTTATTAAAAGTAAATAGCTTAAAACTAAATTTAAATACATATTTGGAGATATTTAAAACGCTAAATTTAGCCGAGTTAGAGCTAAAAACAAACACAAAAATGGATAAAGAAATTTTTGTATTATCAACTATTTTAAATTTGCAACATCTCATATCAACAGCAAATATTAAGTAA